One Rosa chinensis cultivar Old Blush chromosome 3, RchiOBHm-V2, whole genome shotgun sequence DNA window includes the following coding sequences:
- the LOC112194728 gene encoding protein translocase subunit SecA, translated as MHSSRILSTTLSKKSWSFLSSLSGYSHSDSHHTPSLHRSIFSTTQLDNSWVNKIKGVFTGNKTSPDEPKLNSDSFTLLRFADEMKTARRVGAFKQYIVGRSSEATFADAFEKQESIIRYLGGFDSTGENLQITQKQEAAKHCKCTIADVENALAKFTWAREAHNKMEKLKAEGKPIPTNIGEVQKLMGSTPFDLAQSNLAKSGQISRNALCPCGSKKRYKRCCGKEK; from the exons ATGCATTCTTCGCGAATCCTAAGCACAACATTaagcaagaaaagctggagTTTCCTGTCCTCTCTATCCGGCTATTCTCACAGTGACAGTCACCACACTCCATCACTGCACCGCTCGATCTTCTCGACGACGCAACTAGACAACTCATGGGTAAACAAGATCAAAGGGGTCTTCACCGGCAATAAGACCTCCCCAGATGAGCCCAAGCTCAACTCCGACTCATTCACCCTGCTCC GATTTGCGGATGAGATGAAGACTGCTAGAAGAGTAGGGGCATTCAAGCAATACATTGTTGGGAGAAGCAGTGAAGCAACTTTTGCCGATGCGTTCGAGAAGCAGGAATCGATAATACGATATCTCGGAGGATTTGATTCTACTGGAGAG AATCTCCAAATCACGCAAAAACAAGAAGCAGCAAAGCATTGTAAATGCACAATAGCTGATGTTGAGAATGCACTTGCAAAGTTCACCTGGGCCAGAGAAGCACACAACAAGATGGAAAAGTTGAAAGCAGAAGGGAAACCAATTCCAACAAACATTGGCGAG GTGCAAAAGTTGATGGGTTCAACCCCATTTGACCTTGCTCAGTCTAATTTGGCTAAGAGTGGGCAAATTAGTAGGAATGCACTTTGTCCGTGTGGTTCCAAGAAAAGATACAAGCG GTGCTGTGGAAAGGAGAAGTGA
- the LOC112195454 gene encoding serine/threonine-protein kinase EDR1 — MEEEAHSWIRRTKFSHRYDDSRLASIPLTFQDFQKDRADCRVEVKACSSAATRAVAPPRQKSSPRYSKIQRNSRMSSPIGRNPLANKQRSLSRLPESNDLSVVFKEAQTDTKRFSTPHPRTIQSDKGIMRKLFRMGSSLSKGSHLSHSSSNTSPLRHLASMKVSDKSSKSKRKESPWAKNFDHGGGRVNEVDAADEFSVDLSKLFLGHNFAHGAHSTLYHGIYNEEAVAVKIVRVPEDDEGGVLAARLEKQFNREVNLLSRLHHTNVIKFVAACRKPPVYCVVTEYLDEGSLRTYLHKLECKSLPLGKIIAIALDIARGMEYIHSQGVIHRDLKPENVLIDKDFRLKIADFGIACEEAYCDSLADEPGTYRWMAPEMIKSKSYGQKVDVYSFGLILWELVAGTIPYEEMNPIQVAFAVVNKNLRPLIPKDCPRAMRALIEQCWLLQPDKRPEFWQVVKVLEQFESSLARDGTLTLVQNLTCQDHKKGMLHWIQKLGPVPANGGVGASSESSATATTGSRSDYMLSEEEFQVQLALAISASNSDDPEKDQIRAATMLSLGGGRRGGDQTGDEVDAAAAETLSRHYWEYNVLDYDEKVVDGFYDVYGLSTDSAVQGKMPSLANLETNLGRSGFEVSLVNRTLDPTLEELVQIAQCIAVDCPITNVGILVQRLAELVSGHMGGPVKDANIILARWMERSSELRASSQTIVLPIGSITIGLSRHRALLFKVLADSIKMPCRLLKGVHYTGVEDGAINVVKLEDDREFMVDLMADPGTLIPVDNPSAKDTTFMPINPKSNTIPTFPSLIDSEIVYSRPKPLHGEGSSQNLQTSEKAESFWGEIGGRGVGSSGVPKRGTQLDHLPSSAFENSRYRGNRGAPAVDGVRMKQNVVPYAQNNSEDSNSLFADLNPFQVKGTGKAPIYNKPMENKADELQRPRNNLASYTKNVRAHNEVPKKKEYDYLDGIIPRVNREPNGYNPSSSASTSSTKSEQINTGGFKSTAHPNMSEYLQSGSVERENNINGFHDRRKFTHERFMETNSKLKDPESCNSSFDSITSRVEQVFEDVEVGESEIPWEDLVIGERIGLGSYGEVYHADWNGTEVAVKKFLDQDFSGAALAEFKREVRIMRRLRHPNVVLFMGAITRPPNLSIITEFLPRGSLYRIIHRPHCQIEERRRLKMALDVARGMNCLHSSNPTIVHRDLKSPNLLVDKNWNVKVGDFGLSRLKHNTFLSSKSTAGTPEWMAPEVLRNENSNEKCDVYSFGVILWELATLKLPWSGMNPMQVVGAVGFQNRRLDIPKEVDPPVARIIWQCWHTEPNSRPSFSELTVALKPLQRLVTPPNMDQPNSPLRQGISVNSTP, encoded by the exons ATGGAGGAAGAGGCTCATTCATGGATTAGGAGAACGAAATTCTCACATCGGTATGATGATTCAAGATTGGCCTCAATTCCTTTAACCTTTCAAGATTTTCAAAAAGATCGAGCAGATTGCAGGGTTGAAGTCAAGGCCTGTAGCAGCGCAGCAACACGAGCAGTAGCTCCTCCTAGGCAGAAGTCGAGCCCCAGATATTCAAAGATTCAGAGGAACAGTCGTATGTCTTCACCTATTGGTCGAAATCCACTTGCCAACAAGCAGAGATCCTTGTCTCGTTTGCCGGAGAGCAACGACCTTAGTGTTGTGTTTAAGGAAGCTCAGACTGATACGAAGAGATTTTCAACACCACACCCTAGGACAATACAATCAGATAAGGGAATTATGCGAAAGTTGTTCAGGATGGGTAGTTCACTATCTAAGGGATCACATCTGTCGCATTCGTCTTCGAATACTAGCCCCCTCAGGCACTTGGCTTCAATGAAAGTCAGTGACAAATCGAGCAAATCAAAGAGGAAAGAATCGCCTTGGGCTAAGAATTTTGATCATGGAGGTGGGAGAGTTAATGAGGTGGATGCTGCAGATGAATTTAGTGTTGATTTGTCAAAGCTGTTTCTTGGTCATAACTTTGCTCATGGAGCTCATAGCACGCTTTATCATGGGATTTACAATGAGGAAGCTGTTGCAGTTAAGATCGTCAGGGTACCGGAAGATGACGAAGGAGGAGTCTTGGCAGCTCGATTGGAGAAACAATTTAACAGAGAGGTCAATCTTCTTTCTCGCCTCCACCATACAAATGTCATAAAGTTCGTTGCAGCTTGCAGAAAGCCTCCTGTTTATTGTGTAGTCACGGAATATTTAGATGAGGGTTCATTGAGGACTTACTTGCACAAACTTGAGTGCAAATCTCTTCCTTTAGGGAAAATAATTGCCATCGCCTTGGACATTGCTCGGGGAATGGAATACATTCACTCGCAAGGAGTCATTCACCGGGACCTTAAGCCTGAGAATGTTCTTATCGATAAAGACTTTAGGCTGAAAATTGCTGATTTTGGCATAGCATGTGAGGAGGCATATTGTGATTCGTTGGCTGATGAGCCTGGAACTTACCGTTGGATGGCCCCCGAAATGATTAAGAGTAAATCCTATGGGCAAAAGGTCGATGTCTACAGTTTTGGACTCATTTTGTGGGAACTAGTAGCCGGAACAATCCCTTATGAGGAGATGAATCCCATCCAAGTTGCTTTTGCAGTTGTGAATAAGAATTTGAGGCCACTTATCCCAAAGGACTGCCCAAGAGCTATGCGAGCCTTGATCGAGCAATGCTGGTTGTTGCAGCCGGATAAAAGGCCCGAGTTTTGGCAGGTTGTAAAGGTGTTAGAACAATTTGAGTCTTCCCTTGCTCGAGATGGAACATTGACGCTTGTACAGAATTTGACTTGCCAAGATCATAAGAAGGGGATGCTTCACTGGATTCAAAAGCTTGGTC CGGTACCGGCGAACGGAGGTGTAGGTGCCAGTTCGGAGTCGTCTGCGACGGCGACGACCGGGAGTCGGTCGGACTATATGTTGTCGGAGGAGGAGTTTCAGGTGCAGCTTGCGCTGGCGATCAGTGCTTCGAATTCGGATGATCCGGAGAAGGATCAGATCCGTGCGGCGACGATGCTGAGCTTGGGCGGCGGCCGTCGTGGTGGTGATCAGACGGGGGATGAGGTGGATGCGGCGGCCGCGGAGACCTTGTCCAGGCACTATTGG GAATACAATGTGCTAGACTACGACGAAAAAGTGGTTGATGGGTTTTATGATGTATATGGACTTTCCACGGATTCCGCAGTACAAGGAAAAATGCCTTCTCTCGCAAATCTTGAAACAAACCTTGGGAGATCTGGATTTGAAGTTTCATTAGTAAATCGAACACTTGATCCTACCTTGGAAGAGTTGGTGCAAATTGCACAGTGTATTGCGGTAGACTGCCCCATCACCAATGTTGGAATTTTGGTACAGAGGCTTGCTGAACTCGTTAGCGGACATATGGGCGGGCCTGTAAAGGATGCTAATATCATCTTGGCAAGGTGGATGGAAAGAAGTTCAGAGTTGAGGGCATCTTCACAAACAATTGTACTACCTATTGGGTCCATAACCATTGGCCTCTCCCGACATCGTGCTTTACTTTTCAAG GTATTAGCTGACAGCATCAAGATGCCTTGCAGACTGCTTAAGGGTGTGCACTACACAGGTGTCGAGGATGGTGCTATTAATGTAGTAAAGTTGGAGGATGACAG GGAGTTTATGGTGGATCTTATGGCTGATCCTGGAACACTCATACCGGTTGACAATCCAAGTGCAAAGGACACTACTTTCATGCCAATCAATCCGAAATCGAACACAATCCCAACTTTCCCTTCTTTGATTGATTCTGAAATTGTGTACTCACGACCAAAGCCATTACATGGAGAGGGAAGCAGCCAAAACTTGCAAACTTCTGAGAAAGCAGAATCATTCTGGGGTGAAATTGGCGGCAGAGGAGTTGGTTCTTCTGGAGTCCCCAAGAGAGGAACTCAATTAGATCATCTTCCCTCGTCAGCTTTCGAAAATTCACGGTACAGAGGGAACCGTGGGGCACCTGCAGTTGATGGTGTGAGGATGAAACAAAATGTAGTTCCATATGCTCAAAATAACTCGGAAGACTCTAACAGTCTTTTTGCAGATCTTAACCCATTCCAAGTAAAAGGAACTGGGAAGGCTCCTATATATAACAAACCTATGGAGAATAAGGCCGATGAGCTTCAGAGACCAAGAAATAATCTTGCCTCATACACAAAAAATGTTCGTGCACACAATGAAGTCCCGAAAAAGAAGGAGTATGATTATTTGGATGGAATTATCCCAAGAGTTAATCGAGAACCCAATGGTTATAATCCGTCATCTTCAGCTTCGACCAGCTCCACTAAATCTGAACAGATCAATACTGGTGGTTTCAAATCTACTGCACATCCAAATATGTCTGAGTATTTACAAAGTGGCTCTGTAGAACGTGAGAATAATATAAATGGCTTCCATGATCGAAGAAAGTTCACTCATGAAAGATTCATGGAGACCAATTCCAAACTGAAGGATCCAGAAAGTTGCAACTCATCCTTTGATTCCATAACAAGTAGGGTTGAGCAAGTATTTGAGGATGTTGAAGTAGGTGAAAGTGAAATTCCGTGGGAAGACCTGGTTATTGGAGAAAGAATTGGACTTG GTTCATATGGAGAGGTGTACCATGCTGACTGGAATGGCACG GAAGTTGCTGTGAAGAAGTTCCTAGACCAGGATTTCTCGGGTGCTGCTTTGGCTGAGTTCAAaagagaa GTACGGATAATGCGTAGGCTGCGCCATCCAAATGTTGTGCTTTTTATGGGTGCTATTACGCGTCCTCCTAACCTCTCTATCATTACAGAGTTCCTTCCAAG GGGAAGTCTATATCGGATTATCCATCGCCCTCATTGTCAAATTGAAGAGAGACGAAGATTAAAGATGGCTCTTGATGTG GCAAGGGGTATGAATTGCTTGCATTCGAGCAACCCCACTATTGTTCACCGGGATTTGAAATCTCCAAATCTATTGGTTGATAAGAACTGGAATGTGAAG GTAGGTGATTTTGGACTGTCGCGCTTGAAACATAACACTTTCTTGTCCTCCAAATCAACTGCTGGAACG CCTGAGTGGATGGCACCAGAAGTTTTGCGCAACGAAAACTCAAATGAAAA GTGTGATGTATATAGCTTTGGAGTAATTTTGTGGGAACTTGCTACTCTAAAATTGCCTTGGAGTGGGATGAACCCGATGCAAGTTGTGGGTGCGGTGGGTTTCCAGAATCGCCGCCTTGACATCCCTAAAGAAGTTGATCCCCCTGTTGCAAGGATAATTTGGCAATGCTGGCACAC TGAGCCAAACTCGCGCCCCTCTTTTTCAGAGCTCACGGTAGCTCTCAAGCCCCTGCAACGGCTTGTCACGCCACCAAATATGGACCAGCCCAACTCACCTCTACGACAGGGGATCTCAGTAAATTCTACACCATGA
- the LOC112195456 gene encoding cyanidin 3-O-galactoside 2''-O-xylosyltransferase FGGT1, protein MSSDRKTLHIAMYPWFAMGHLSPFLHISNKLAERGHRISFFLPQQTQAKLEQYNLHPDLITFFPLTIPHVEGLPEGAETTADVPFPLHTHVVTAMDLTRPQIERFLRELKPNMVFYDFTHWLPQLLRELDGNIKSVHYCIISPVTIGYLLSPERKLTEKPLVATDLLEAPTSFPSSSIKLRTHEARGLTYVTNLEYGRGITFLQRQLTALAECDAIGFKTCKEFEGKFCDYLEVQMKKPVILAGPVVPAPPSSALEEKWAEWLGGFEPRSVIFCAFGSECVLKKEQLQELVFGFELTGLPFFAALKTPEGFESIEAALPEGFEERVKGRGVVYSGWVQQPLILNHPSVGCFVTHCGSGSLAEAMMNHCRLVLLPHVGDQIINARMMGGDLRVGVEVEKGDEDGLFSKEGVCKAVEVVMDDESEVGKEVKANHTKWREFFSNKGLEKTYIDGFEQRLHQLIEC, encoded by the coding sequence ATGAGTAGTGACCGAAAAACCTTGCACATTGCCATGTATCCGTGGTTTGCTATGGGGCATTTGTCCCCATTTCTCCACATCTCTAACAAACTAGCCGAGAGAGGCCATAGAATCTCCTTCTTCCTACCCCAACAAACACAAGCCAAGTTGGAGCAATACAATCTCCACCCTGATCTCATCACCTTCTTCCCCCTCACCATCCCTCATGTCGAGGGCCTTCCCGAGGGGGCCGAGACCACTGCCGACGTTCCTTTTCCTCTCCACACCCACGTCGTCACCGCCATGGACCTCACTCGCCCTCAAATTGAGAGATTTCTCCGAGAACTCAAACCGAACATGGTCTTCTACGATTTCACTCATTGGTTGCCCCAACTGTTGCGTGAGCTGGACGGCAACATAAAGTCAGTCCACTACTGCATTATTAGCCCCGTGACAATAGGGTACCTTCTAAGCCCGGAGAGGAAGCTGACCGAAAAACCGTTGGTGGCAACTGATCTTCTAGAGGCTCCTACGTCATTTCCTTCTTCATCCATCAAGTTGCGGACACATGAAGCTCGAGGACTAACCTATGTGACAAACCTAGAATACGGGCGTGGGATAACATTTCTTCAACGCCAACTGACCGCTTTGGCCGAATGTGATGCCATTGGTTTCAAGACATGTAAAGAATTCGAAGGGAAGTTTTGTGATTACTTAGAAGTGCAGATGAAGAAGCCGGTGATTCTCGCGGGGCCGGTGGTGCCGGCCCCTCCAAGCTCGGCTTTGGAAGAGAAATGGGCAGAGTGGCTCGGAGGGTTTGAGCCAAGAAGTGTGATTTTTTGTGCTTTTGGGAGTGAATGCGTGCTGAAGAAGGAACAGTTGCAAGAACTGGTGTTCGGATTTGAGCTCACGGGTCTCCCGTTCTTCGCAGCGTTGAAAACGCCTGAGGGATTCGAGTCCATCGAAGCTGCATTGCCCGAAGGGTTCGAAGAGAGGGTGAAAGGGAGAGGTGTTGTTTATAGTGGCTGGGTGCAACAACCGTTGATACTGAATCACCCATCTGTAGGGTGCTTTGTGACTCACTGTGGTTCGGGGTCTCTAGCTGAGGCGATGATGAACCATTGCCGGTTGGTGCTTCTGCCGCACGTCGGAGACCAGATCATTAATGCGAGAATGATGGGAGGCGATCTGAGAGTGGGAGTTGAAGTCGAGAAGGGAGACGAAGATGGCTTGTTTAGCAAGGAAGGTGTTTGCAAAGCTGTGGAGGTTGTGATGGATGATGAGAGTGAGGTAGGGAAAGAAGTGAAGGCTAACCATACTAAGTGGAGGGAGTTCTTCTCCAACAAAGGGCTTGAGAAAACGTACATTGATGGTTTTGAGCAGAGGCTGCATCAACTGATAGAATGTTAA
- the LOC112195457 gene encoding uncharacterized N-acetyltransferase p20, producing MEINLSSITLRPFRLSDVEDLMTYAGDEQVTRNLRWKTLTTKEEAFTFLKDVCIPHPWRRSICIDDRSIGFISVFPWSGDESHKADMGYGIAPKYWGQGIATEVVKTAVPLVFRDLPHLLRLQAFAYSENKASQRVLEKAGFQREGLLRKYEYIKGEIIDMVVYSFLSTD from the coding sequence ATGGAGATCAACTTGTCAAGCATCACCCTCCGTCCATTCCGGCTATCAGATGTCGAAGATCTCATGACATATGCCGGAGACGAGCAAGTGACTCGAAACCTCCGATGGAAGACTTTGACAACCAAAGAGGAGGCTTTCACTTTCCTCAAAGATGTGTGTATCCCACACCCTTGGCGCCGGTCGATATGCATCGATGATCGTTCAATCGGCTTCATATCTGTCTTTCCATGGTCAGGTGATGAGAGTCACAAGGCTGACATGGGGTATGGTATAGCCCCAAAGTATTGGGGACAAGGAATAGCCACTGAAGTAGTTAAGACTGCCGTTCCTCTAGTGTTCAGGGACTTGCCTCATTTGCTTAGGTTGCAAGCTTTTGCATATTCAGAGAATAAGGCCTCTCAGAGGGTTTTGGAGAAAGCTGGGTTCCAAAGGGAGGGTTTGTTGAGGAAATATGAATATATTAAGGGAGAAATTATTGATATGGTTGTTTATAGTTTTCTATCAACAGATTAG
- the LOC112195455 gene encoding aldehyde oxidase GLOX, translating into MTTFTFTIFISLLYLTPTISSQTYSGNQGQWQLLQPSIGISAMHMQLLHNNKVIMFDRTDFGASNISLPGGQCRDDPNDTALQHDCTAHSVLYDIGQNTFRPLTIQTDPWCSSGAVLPDGTLVQTGGYNDGDRSLRTFSPCNDDSCDWNEEPNYLLTRRWYATNQILPDGRVIIVGGRREFNYEFYPRSSSSSTIWLELLRQTKDQGDENNLYPFLHLLPDGNLFIFANTRSILFDYKQNAVVKELPEIPDNEPRNYPSTGSSVLLPLDENQPFLEAEIVVCGGAPRGSRMLAESGSFVETLGTCGRINVNDANPNWVMEDMPLPRAMGDMLILPNGDVLILNGVGLGTAGWELGRNPVTAAVIYRPSELPERRFRVMAESKRPRLYHSSAILITDGRVLVGGSNPHVAYNFTGVDFPTDLSLAEFSPPYLASEYEAVRPRIVSVDESIGYGERFSVAFAVPEYLDYSVLSVTLVAPSFTTHSFAMNQRMVMMRLGGVRRLALDTYEVGVVGPSAAEIAPPGYYLLFVVHANIPSSAMWVKLQ; encoded by the coding sequence ATGACTACCTTCACCTTCACCATTTTCATTTCCCTTCTCTATCTCACTCCAACAATATCATCTCAAACATATTCCGGCAACCAAGGCCAATGGCAACTCCTACAACCCTCCATCGGCATCTCTGCCATGCACATGCAACTCCTCCACAACAACAAGGTCATCATGTTCGACCGCACCGACTTCGGCGCCTCCAACATCTCCCTCCCCGGCGGCCAGTGCCGCGACGACCCCAACGACACCGCTTTGCAACATGACTGCACTGCCCACTCCGTCCTCTACGACATAGGCCAAAACACCTTCCGTCCACTCACCATCCAAACAGACCCATGGTGCTCCTCCGGCGCCGTCCTCCCCGACGGAACCCTAGTCCAAACCGGCGGATACAACGACGGCGACCGCTCGTTGAGAACATTCTCTCCATGCAATGACGACAGTTGTGATTGGAACGAAGAACCAAACTACTTACTAACACGCAGATGGTACGCCACTAATCAAATATTACCGGACGGAAGAGTAATCATAGTCGGAGGTAGAAGAGAGTTTAATTACGAGTTTTACCCTCGCAGCAGTTCTTCCTCAACTATCTGGCTTGAGCTTCTGAGACAAACCAAAGACCAGGGAGACGAAAACAACCTGTATCCATTTCTACATCTCTTGCCCGACGGAAACTTGTTTATCTTCGCCAACACTAGGTCTATACTCTTCGACTACAAGCAAAACGCCGTCGTTAAGGAGCTCCCGGAAATCCCAGATAATGAACCACGTAACTATCCAAGCACGGGCTCCTCCGTCTTGCTTCCTTTGGATGAGAACCAGCCCTTCCTCGAAGCAGAGATAGTCGTCTGCGGCGGCGCTCCACGTGGCTCGCGCATGCTTGCTGAGAGTGGGAGCTTTGTTGAGACTCTCGGCACGTGCGGGCGGATCAACGTGAATGATGCAAACCCTAACTGGGTCATGGAGGACATGCCTTTACCTAGAGCTATGGGTGACATGCTTATTTTACCAAACGGAGACGTACTGATCTTAAACGGTGTTGGACTTGGCACCGCTGGTTGGGAGCTCGGGCGGAACCCGGTGACCGCAGCTGTCATTTATCGCCCGTCTGAGCTCCCTGAGCGGCGCTTTAGGGTTATGGCTGAGTCAAAACGGCCGAGGCTGTACCATTCTTCGGCCATTTTGATCACGGATGGGCGGGTTTTAGTAGGAGGAAGCAACCCTCATGTGGCCTACAACTTCACTGGAGTGGACTTCCCGACGGACCTGAGCTTGGCGGAGTTTTCGCCGCCGTATTTGGCCAGCGAATACGAAGCGGTACGGCCGAGAATCGTTTCGGTGGATGAGAGTATCGGGTATGGGGAACGATTTTCGGTTGCGTTCGCGGTGCCTGAGTACTTGGACTATAGTGTGTTATCGGTTACGTTGGTTGCGCCGTCGTTTACGACGCACTCTTTTGCTATGAACCAGAGAATGGTGATGATGAGGTTGGGCGGAGTTAGGCGCTTGGCGTTGGATACGTATGAGGTTGGGGTGGTGGGGCCGTCGGCGGCGGAGATTGCACCGCCGGGttattatttgttgtttgtGGTGCATGCGAATATACCTAGTTCTGCCATGTGGGTGAAGTTGCAGTGA
- the LOC112192579 gene encoding late embryogenesis abundant protein D-34, which produces MSQEQPRRPVEDEQQGGDQYGDSYLELAAKVVADKDADSAVQSPVGLKLINADDFSTKKTEHPGRRVVPESVGGQGTSQNSRQVDEKERKICELAKVVVQYSQRGHLSALITGQPIGGASSQITIGEALEATAMTAGQKPVEWSDAAAIQAAEVRATGRTNIVPGGVAAAAQSAATLNARATRDEDKTKLADILADATSKLPADKPATRRDAEGVTGAEMRNDPYLTTHPTGVAASVAAAARLNQGNSIEGTK; this is translated from the exons ATGAGCCAAGAACAGCCGAGGAGGCCCGTCGAGGATGAGCAGCAGGGGGGTGACCAATACGGCGACTCTTATCTCGAGCTCGCGGCGAAGGTGGTGGCTGATAAGGATGCAGACTCCGCCGTGCAGAGCCCCGTCGGTCTGAAGCTTATTAATGCAGATGACTTCAGCACTAAGAAGACTGAACATCCCGGACGGCGAGTTGTTCCCGAGTCAGTCGGCGGACAG GGTACGAGTCAAAATTCAAGGCAAGTAGatgaaaaggaaaggaaaatctGTGAATTAGCTAAG GTTGTTGTGCAATACAGCCAGAGAGGTCATTTGTCAGCACTAATAACCGGTCAACCTATTGGCGGTGCTAGCAGTCAAATCACCATCGGCGAAGCCTTGGAGGCGACCGCCATGACGGCTGGACAGAAGCCGGTGGAGTGGAGTGATGCGGCCGCAATTCAAGCCGCCGAGGTTAGAGCCACTGGCCGAACCAACATTGTACCCGGTGGTGTCGCTGCCGCAGCTCAATCGGCGGCAACTCTCAATGCTAGGGCTACGCGTGACGAGGACAAGACAAAACTTGCTGATATCCTTGCG GATGCAACTTCAAAATTACCGGCAGACAAACCGGCGACACGAAGGGATGCTGAGGGGGTGACGGGTGCAGAAATGCGAAATGATCCATATCTGACCACCCATCCCACCGGTGTGGCAGCTTCGGTGGCTGCCGCTGCTAGGCTCAACCAGGGTAATAGCATTGAAGGAACAAAATAG